Below is a window of Synchiropus splendidus isolate RoL2022-P1 chromosome 9, RoL_Sspl_1.0, whole genome shotgun sequence DNA.
TCTGAAAAGAGCTGATGATACCGATGTCAAAACATTGGTTTCACTAAAGaaagttgaaaaacaatgtcCTAAAGACGACAACAGAAAAACttaagtgaaaaaataaatgtcgTGAAGTTATCGtaaaactgtttaaaaataaaaagccaaaCTCACAGACATGGTGTGGTGGAGTCGGGGAACGCTGGACTTGAAGCAGGACGTGACGCCCCTCGCAGGTCGGGGTGGTGGACTGTACTGACCCGGCGCAGGTCCGTCTTTCTACGAGTCACAGACACAGATGCAGCCTGGTTCTCAAGGATTCTCCTGAATCAGGTTGATGTCCAGTGAGACGAGTATAAAACAATGAGCATTAAATCTGACAGGCAGTCGTCAGTTTCTTcaactaataaaaataaatcattttcaacGTCACAAACGTGGATTTGCTCAAGCGCTCGTTGGGTCACGTGACTTCTTGAAAAGCCGAAATGTGAGCGTGCCATCTTTAATAAAGAGGTCAGAGTTTCCCGGGCATCTGTCGCCGGCTGGATTACGAGTCTGATCCAGAGGCGGCGCTCGGGTCGCCAAGAAACTCATTAGATTTGGGCAGGAAATTCAGGGAGCAGATTTTCTGTTTGACGGTTTAAATGTGGCATCGGCAGGAAAGAGTGTCGCACTCTGTCAGAGACGACGACGGAGCGAGTCCAACTCGCCAGCTGCACCACTGTCTGCCTGCCTTCCTCTCCCGGTGACGCCCTGTACTGAAGGGTCATCAGCTCGCTGTTGAGCAAGTGAGGTGAAAGGTCAAGATCAAACATGGCAGCCAGATGCTCTGATATCAAAAGagcaaaggaagaaaaaaaatcactactGAAAATGGCCAAAAATAGAGAAATAAAAGGACAGAAAATcatgattaataataataataataataatgtagtataataatgtatatatatgtatgtgtgtgtatatattgttgttttctttcatctatatgaatatatatgaataaaaacaactatatatatttcatatgtgtgtgcatatatatgtgtatgtgtatagttgttttattcatatatataaaacaactacacatgtatattttaatgtatatgtgtgtatatatatacatatgtatgtgtgtatatatatatatatatatagttgtttttattcatatataccaagtatatatgaataaaaacaagtatACAAAACTCAATTGCAATGAagaaaacttaaaataaaacatgaacaagaagaagaaaagttaatattaatttaaataatGGGTTGGAAACAACTGAACGTAAAAAGTTGAGCCCAGATGAAAACAACTTAAAGTCTATACAGCAAAAGAATAACCAATTGACCTGAACGATGTGGAGAAACAAGATGTTTTAGGGGACCTACATTTTGATCCCTTTACACTGTGCTGGACTGAAAATGTTGAGTCCCTTGAAAAGTGAGGTCAGACTGTGGACAGGGACCACAACATACAGTAGAAGGTTAAAGATCGAGTCCGAGCTTGGGAAGGTCTGGTGGTGACGTATGCTACCGACCGTGGCGCTAGTCAGctggactttggttcagagcTGAAAACCTTTACAGCAACACAGTTCTTAGATTAAAACCTAGTGGTGAAGCTGGCGAGGTGAGGCTGATCTGACCCCGAAAGTTGGAACTTTGGGAGGTTTCTACGGGTCATGTAGTTCCGGCCCGACTTGTTTCAACACTTAACCTTCAGAAAATCAACTCATCTGAGTCGCTGTGACCTGGAGAAGAGCGGAGGACTCTGCCGTGCGCCTCCTCATCAGCGCCTGGCGTGGATCACCTTTCCGCAATTGTCATAACTGGCTGACGTCCGGTCATGGCGTGTAACCAAAACCCTTTGAAAGTGTTGGGTAATGAAGCCTTTTTGTGGCCGGTGGAAACACTGAATGCTCCTAATAAAGGAGACCAGATACTTACAGGGGGAAAGGTGATCCGCCGCACGCTGGAGCGAAACATCACATGCCTgcaaggagggaggagggagaagaggcgTCAGCGGCGGCGTGGCCGGGTCAGGTGACTGCGCATCATGGTGGAGCTCTCACTTGCAGGGAGTCTTCTCCAGCGGTTTGGGGGTCACGTCGTAGTCACATGGAGAAGTGGTGAGGTGCTGCGCCGGGTGTGAAGAATGAGAGGATGAGGTTCCTCACCACACCGAGGTCACGCCCAAGTTCAGCAGTACATATACAGTGATAGAGTTGAGCTTACGTGAATCCACTTCATATCTTTTAGTGTGTTTTCTTTCGCCTTAAAAGTCTTTATCACTGACTTTATCATTTTATTAAGATGTAtgactacatatatatatatatatatattttttttttttttttctccacacaaCTTTTTACagtgtcatttgtttatttgcattttgACCGCTATAAAGTCCAATGATAAACAAAATCCTGTGACAGTTTTCACTATTTGacaatgaaatgttttggtTCCGCGTACTACAACAGTCAGTATTTAACGTTCTGGTAAAATGTTTGCAGCAGACTCAGACTTCATTTTTGTGGCTGTCAACTGTCATAAAGTTGAGCTTACATGAATCCATGTCATATTTTGCTTCGCTTTAAAGGTCTTCATCACtcactttatcattttattaAGATGTAtgactacatatatatatatatatatatatatatatatatatatatatatatatatatatatatatatatatatatatatatgaatccaTGTCACATTTTGCTTCGCTTTAAAGGTCTTTTCAGTCACTTTTTCATTGTATTAAGATTGATATTTTAATTTGCTTGAagcagttgttttattttattatttattattattattattatttgcaccCTCTGagtgcttattattattacgactactactactatttttaagattcattttattttgtctctagaattgtccagatttttttttcttttactcacAAATGTATTGCCACTGTCACGTACTTTTTAAGCCAACAGACTTTCTTTCTTTAGAGATTTTCTCTACACAACTTTTTTACGgtgtcatttgtttattttttattagagCAAATATTGGAGTTTCGACCGCTGTAAAAACTTGAGGCAGTCAGATCATAAACTTTCAATGAAACCCTGTGACTATTTGGCGATGAAACGTTTTGGTTTCGCGTACTACTACAGTCAGTATTTCAGACTCAGACTTGTGGCTGTCAACTGTCATGAGCTTACATGAATCCGCTTCATATATTTTGGTGTATTTTGCTTCACTTTAAAGGTCTTTATCATTCactttatcatttcattttctaatttgCTTtcttactttttgtttttcgtGACCATGTGACTTGTACAGTGGCTTCTAACACTCATGGTTCTCAGCTCACACACTATTCAAAACAACTGCCTGAGAATTTGATGCTAAAGGTTTCTAGTCGGAGTAGACTGGCCATAGCGACACGCGGCTGACGTCCCATGATTCATTGCTTCATGGACCTGCtcagcaattaaaaaaaaagtcttgtctAAACATCGCTGAAGATGGAAGAGCTGTGTGACACGTTTTAGTTTTGTTTGACCGCTTGAAACTTGTGTGTTCCTTTGATGTAGACGCTAACAGGCTAACAGTAGCTCTGCCAATGTCTGTGGCCTTAATCCGACTGGTCTATTTTCTCTCGACTCTTAGCACCAGAATAAGTTCATTCATGATtagtgtgtgtattttttcccATGGACATGGATCCAAGTGGAGATCTCAAGCTTGTAACTGGTCCATACGCTACGCTAAGCCAATCAGCTCCTGGCCGCGGGCCTGACTTAAATATAGTCGGAGGAGATTAGCCAGtccaccaaaacaaagagagggATGACGCGAGGCCAGAAGCAGAGCGAGGGAAGAGTTTGGGGTCCCACCTTGTCACGGACCCCGAGGGTGGCCCCTTCAGGGCGAGGACAGGCTCTGAAAGAGCAGGAGGGCCGCAGGACCCCCCGGGCGGAGTCCATGTGGTCGTAGGctccaggcagcagcagctccccgCTGCCTGCTTCAAAAACATTCCGGGCGCTTCTGCCGGGACCTTTGAAGCCGTACGTCTTCTTCACCGGGTTGAGATCCGCTTCCTCGATGAAGTCCCGGGTGTGATAGTGACCCGGGATGGGTGTGTTCTGGAGAGGGAACGGAAACGTCAAGCTCAAAGATTCACAGTAGCTGATGCCAAACTTACGACCCAAAATGATCAAAGGCGTTGTTTTAAAGGTCAAAATTGAGCTCTGGTTCGTATATCACTTAGTATTTAATGGGCTGACGGTGAGCAACTGACTGAAACTGCTTTTTTCCAGAGTTTTCCAGAGTTCCAGAGAGAGTTTTAACTTAGTTTGCAGAGTACTTTTTCCTCGGTTTTTCAGCTGCAGTTGGTTGGCCAACAGTTAGTTTTGCACTAGCAGTGTTCCACTGGTATTGGTGACACAAATtcacagttgttgttttttttctttgaaataaaataatgccaAATATTAGGAATGGGTTTCTGAAGATCATTTGTGCTGTTTTTATCCTTTAGCACAtgaatttgtttcatttatttgtttttgtcctaTAGTTTTCTTGTAGTTtgcatttgtaaaaaaaaaatgtttagaatCAAAaaatagtattattattattgctttatattattattattattagtgcttattattatcactactacttctactgctactaataataataagaatttttaaaaaattaattatttttatcttgGCTCTAGAATTTTCCAAatttcctgatttttttttctgttactcACATATGTATTGTGACTGCCTAGCACTTTTGAAGCCATTGTTTCTAAAGGACATATTTCTGTGCTCACAGCTACAGATTTTCTCTGCACAActttttacactttaaaaacttGAGGCAGTCATATAATAGACGTTCAATGAAATCCTGTGACAATTTCAATGTTTTCCTCTGAGGATGTTTCAGACACAGTTGTGTGTACTACTACAGTATTTGCTGCTCGGGTCAAATGTTTGCAGCAGACTCCAGCAACATTTTCTTCATCAGTTTATGGTTTCTATTGAAATGAAACgactttttttcacttgtttctttttgtgttgtACGTTTTTGCCATGTGAGTTGTCATTGAATCCAAATTTCTCCTGAATATTGACGTTTTCTCTGCCAATGAATCTGCCTTCGACCGTCTCTCATCTCAGCAGGTGCTGTGATCTGACAGGTCTCTCTGTGGTGGATGAACAGCTGATTCGCGGTGAAGCTCTGTGAGTCCTATCAACCTGTCGGAGTCACGTCGGGAGCGATTCAAGCGCGACAGCGACTCTCCGACGTTAATTAAAAAGCAGAAGTGCTCCACTCTGGATCTGGTCTTGGACCGGTCCCCGAGGGCGCCGTCTAATGAGCCGCCTCACTTTTGGCAGCAACAGGCGACAACCTACTTTCAGTGATCCGGTCCACCAGCTCCCTCTGCCACTGGGGTCCACCTCACCCTGCAGAGAGCACAACGTCAGCGGCAACAGTGTTTCGGAACTGGCACCCGCCTCACCTTCTCTGCTCCGCCGCCCGACATGTGACCCGCCGTGTCGTCCAACTTGCTTTTCTGTGTGACTCCGGCCTGCGCTCGccccccccaccctcacctTCACTGGGCCTGGACCAGCGACACCTGACCAGCAGGAAGACTGTTTCCATAGCAGCCAACGTTCAATTTTTCAACAGGGCGAACGGCTGCAGGCTAAATTTAGACGCGGTTTGaataagagaaagaaaagaacgaGCTGTTTCTTGTTTTCTACTCACTGATGGGTCAATTATTAATGCTGCAGAAGTTGGCGGCTCGGTCAATGTATGGAAGCTACAGTCGCACCACAAACTCTCAGACCTTCTCTGTTCAGTGGTTTCATGTTCGGACAAAACTGAATGAACAAAGTCTTTATGTTTAATTCAAAGCTCCTTAATCCTCCATTGTTCTGTCTGGAATCACATATATTATCCTTCCACCATGTCCTTCTGCATTTGGACGACTTTTTGGGAGATTCTGTTTATGTGGACTGGAGCggcttggcggaggtttgcaccctctgagtgctttttttttttaaagcattgaAAGTTTTCCTGTATTGcttcccttcttttttttccactcagttctcatattttttttaaattatgatttttgtgttttcactttattttattttatttatttatacactgCAACCGTATAGTCATTTTGGACCATTTATGTCTTTATATTATTTAaggaaaatactgtatatttatttcACTATATTTCTTTTCTTGATTTTGCCATTTctaacttattttatttattcacttatttttatttttttaatctgtgatGCACTGGATTGTAAAGTCCAATAGTTtggatctattttttttttgttgtattcaAATTCGTTGGATTACTGGACTTGTTATTATTAGCGCCTCACCGTCAAGTGCCTTGCTCAAGAGCATTGCCACGTGTCGCCGGTTTCCAAACAACAAGGCGAAAACAAAGCATCAGCTGAAGTCTCATCACGCTGGCGGTTAAAAGTGCAACAGTGCTGTTGCTAGGCAACCAGGAGGAGAATTTCCTGCCCGTTGTAGAATTCCCATCTGAAGTACacaaggtgacacacacacacacactcacaaaacacatcacacagacTGAGAATTAGGTCAGACTGGAGCACCACATCCAGCgtgaacttgtgtgtgtgtgatgtcatgtgacttcgCACCTCACTCCGGTGATAATGAGTTTTGACTGGGGAAACTTTGCTGAGGCTCTTCAGTCggatgttgtgttgttgtggcgTCACTTTTGTCTTATGCTTGATGAACATTTCTATTTATGACGTTTTGATTCAGACATTTTCAGCGTGTAAAATTCCAGTCTGGTTTCCTGTGAGATGTTTCTTTGACTCTTTGGCTTTGCTGATCACATGACAGGAGAAACTCAGAGGCAGAACTTACAATATTTAAAAGTAGTTCTGGGATTTTAGTATCAATAATACTTTAGATTAGAATATCAGAATATGACTGCAAATTGTCTATAAACATTTAAGctttttatgtctttttttaaaggatgtgaggaaaaacagtataTACTACAATAGAATCATtatttataatgtattattattatttaatctaATATTCCGAATATTAAttgacatatttttaaatataatatttttgtaattaattgATTTATAGCTATTTCCTTTTTATAAACTACTTTCCAGAAATGTAAATACTTCAccagtatattattattattttacttaatAAAACTATGCacgttttcacttttttttcattcattttgaaggaAAATCCGAGGCGTCACTTTTGCAGAAGACTGAGTCGCCCTCACAACTGCCCCAGGATCTAATCTGGAAGATTATTTTCTCTCTGCTGCATACGTCACCACTGGTCACTCTAATTATGATATTTTCTGGTGAAATCTTTCACGTTTGGTCTGGACTGGAGGACGTTTGGTCGAGATAAAGTcaccaaaaacaacaatttaaGTTGATTTGTTCGGAGGCTTTGGGCTCTGAAACGTCACCCTTTCATCCCTCCcccctcgaaaaaaaaaaaaaaaaaaaaaaaaaactctctgcCGGAtgataagaaaacaaaagtggagCGGTTTAGCCGAGCAAGATTTAATCCAAACATGCTCTGGATTAAGTAAATAACTGAGGCGGAGCAGAGAGGTCCACAATAGAGctttatttcatcattcatcAAAATAACAAACTCAGTATCTCGGCAAGCTACTGTAACAAACTCAGTCAGAAGTGAAGCAAGAACAGTTACACCTCTATTGACACCAagttccacctgcagcaggtgTGAGGAGTCGGACAACGCGGCCGCTCGGCTTCTATCGTCACCGTGGCAACCAGACGCGCGGAGTCTGACGGAGCCGACGGATTTACACGGAGCCGCCTGATCGAACAGTAAGAGTCTCCTCAGTGTCGCCGGGACACGGACTTGGTGAACAACTCTGAGCCAAAAGAATCTCGTCCTGAATACAAAAACGGGAATTATTCATGGAACAGCATTACAAAGGTTCAGAGCTGAGAAAACAAGACAATTTTCAAATCTGAGTAGATTGTAAATTttattggaaaacaaaaatatacaactTGGAATGGATTATTTGAGGCATGACCGGaggccattaaaaaaaaaaaaaaaaaagaagagaaaaaaagaaagaaataaaagttaaaGTAGTGAATCAAACATTTAAAAGCATGGTAATATTAGTCGACTTCCTGGTATATAGAACAGCAGATACAAAAAGAGTTTGTACGAGTACCGAGGAGATACACCCGTGTCATTTTTTTGCAGTAGTGCAATGCTGAGAGATTTTTCCATATATACTTTGTCCGTAGTCCATGCAGAGTTTCCGCTCCTCTACATCGTCTCCATGCCAACAGTGTTGCCAAGTGACAACCGGCTGACAGGTTTCCAATGTCGCCATGCGTGGAGGGTGCCCGAGCACAAGACAGGAAGATTCAAAGTTCTTCGGCTCCCAGGGGCCTCCGCGGGCTTCTGGTTGTTTGACCATTCCGTCACTCCAAAACACCATGACAGCAAAAGAAAGGGACATGGGGACAAGAGCCTATGCAGTTTACATGCAGTTCCTTTGGACAGCAGAAGGGGGCGGGACGAAGGGGCTATTAAGATTTTACAGATAAattacacaaagaaaaaaaggcaaattatTTATATACGAAATCTGTACAAGGCCTTCACTTCGCCGTCATCATTTGTACGAACTCTGCGGGTGGAGAAAGACAAGCGGAGTTAAGAGAGGAGCCGCGCACGCAGCGGGAGATTGCGACCGGCGAGCGCCCACCTTCATAGTTGACCTGACCGTCTCCGTCGATGTCTGCTTCTCTGATCATCTCGTCCACCTCCTCGTCGGTCAGCTTCTCTCCCAGGTTTGTCATCACGTGACGCAGCTCGGCGGCGCTGATGTAACCGTTGCCGTCCTGCGGAGGGAGGACAGTGAGTCAGCACGTCGGGACAGCGGGCCCTCGGAGGAGCCGGGGCTTTTACCTTGTCAAAGACTCGGAATGCTTCTCTGATCTCCTCCTCGCTGTCTGtgtccttcatcttcctcgccaTCATGGTGaggaactctgggaagtctATCGTTCCGTTTCCTGAGGGCCACATCAACACACACTTGGGTTAAGCAGCCACGGCGGTGGCGGGGGGTGGGTTCGCTCCAGGGTGGGCTCACCATCAGCATCCACTTCGTTGATCATGTCCTGCAGCTCGGCCTCTGTGGGGTTCTGACCCAGCGAGCGCATGACCGTGCCCAGCTCTTTGGTGGTGATGGTGCCATCTCCGTCCTTGTCAAAGAGCGAGAACGCCTCCTTGAATTCTGGACGGGGAGAAAGTTCAAGACACTTAGAAGACGCTGACACGACGAGGGAGCGCCATCGACAGTGAACCCGAGAAGAAATGTGGAAAGTTGGCGGGAGTGTGAGCAACAGCTCGCGTTGCTTGGTCAAGCCACGAGGGACGACACTCATCGAGTGTGATGAGGCCGGTGGGTAATGTGCGGTGGCATGCGGCAGCTTGTCAGCATCCCCACATGCTCTGCCATTTGCAGGGTCAAACACTCGGGGCAACACCCCGTCGGTTACGGGACGTCCTGCTGTCAGCGTCCGCTCGACCCACTACTTCAACACCAAatcgccatctggtggactggaAGTCACGGATGAGGAGCTCAAATATGAATCACCGTCCATAGACGGGGAGGAGCTCGCGGAGAACTGGATAAACACAGATTACAGCGTCTGAGCAGACTTATTACAGCGTCATTATCCTGAAGGCCCGTTTTTGTGCTCTAAATGCACCTGCAGCACTCCGGCTGGAGGGAACACACCCAGGGCAAAGGCCGCCCGCCGCCCCCTGGCCgccctattttttttatttccggATGACATCATTTATTACACCATAAATATGAATCCATCAGGACGTCCTCTTGCGAGCCGACTGCAGTTTCATTCATTCCCACTTTATGAGCAGCTCGTCCGCACTGCGGAGCGCCTTAAAAGGGAAAAGTATAAATCCAAAAAGATCCATAACGCAGGCCCAGCTggcggaggaggaagaggaggagatgaagcagCCATGTCTTACCAGCAATCTGCTCTTCTGTCAGCTGATCGGCCTGAAACGAAGACACAACAATTAAAAAAGGAGTGAGAGCTCAGACCAAACACCCTAATCCGGCACGTCTGACCTCAAAATTAGGGTCACCTGTTTGCTGAAAGGCCAACTAATCTCAGATTAAGCCGCGCCTCAGATGTGGGTGCAGCAGGCTACAGATGTACGCGACGAGGCGCGATCATTGGCTCGACTTCCCCCCATCAGCAGCTCCATTTTCACCGCGCTCCTCAACAATGCCTTTTGGCGGCAAAGACCCCGCGCCGGGCGGGTCTTAGCAAACCCTCAAATACGGACTTAAAAGCGGCGAATATGAGGAGAGGCGAGGCGTATAGCCGACTGGTACACGGGTGGATTATAAACGCTGCATCGAGACGCGCCTGACATGAGCAGAGTCGACGCCTTTATTCAGAGGCTTCTGCAGGTGCACGGAGCCGGTGTTGGCTGAACACAAGCAGAGAGCCACCCATATCGACCTCGGTTTATCAGAGTATAAACCGGAGACGTGACGTTTGTGAGGCGGCTCTGCGGGAGGAAGAGGACCGTTATCTTCCTCTTCCGCCATGATGACGTCTCCGCGGACCTTATACAAAGACTGAGACAGACTCCAGCACTGGTGAGATATTGAAACGCCGCTCTCTTACCATCTTTTGAATTCGGTTGAAGTGGTGGTTCACGAAGGGGTCCGCGGAGCGCCTGAG
It encodes the following:
- the stpg4 gene encoding protein STPG4, with protein sequence SAGAMFGADRGDGEVDPSGRGSWWTGSLKNTPIPGHYHTRDFIEEADLNPVKKTYGFKGPGRSARNVFEAGSGELLLPGAYDHMDSARGVLRPSCSFRACPRPEGATLGVRDKHLTTSPCDYDVTPKPLEKTPCKHVMFRSSVRRITFPPKDGPAPGQYSPPPRPARGVTSCFKSSVPRLHHTMSDTPGPGAYEPHWKLGDPLSKEIPVHPTFSLYFRDIPET
- the calm2a gene encoding calmodulin 2a (phosphorylase kinase, delta); protein product: MADQLTEEQIAEFKEAFSLFDKDGDGTITTKELGTVMRSLGQNPTEAELQDMINEVDADGNGTIDFPEFLTMMARKMKDTDSEEEIREAFRVFDKDGNGYISAAELRHVMTNLGEKLTDEEVDEMIREADIDGDGQVNYEEFVQMMTAK